In one window of Kosmotoga pacifica DNA:
- a CDS encoding ABC transporter substrate-binding protein produces MKRVVTILLAIFLVISLSSCLRFKEDAMEVEGAMLLLRSGSIVIEAEETMTGFEITLNETISPEAVKVSNDYLKIVKNDEGMTTIAVVKPSGDIQKGEKILTIFGKFRTLKGIVANVKKEYMLEIQRAPEPLPDGISIRDTVIDRNAEGVFYIHAQNVNGIGGSELNITFDPAYIEIDTTKGNNGVEALNTYSSGMMIVQVDNEQGTLLISTAFTSSEGISIASEDIYAVHVKSKFITGTTTLTMSGEFRDPDTNLLNVLAVGGKIEIGAPKLLGDFDGNGKVDLSDFILFAQHYNTEDGDGVYEVVYDIAPAEDHYGGEWAGIYDKCSPDGTIGLSDFIIFARNYYCQKPNAAPVWSIIPDQTVIIGFNHQINLADYMFEPDGESVTYAIVEGPGEINGNYYDCSNITEPGQYTVSIEASDGISSSTISFNISAYKLFGKWTGYYYEGDSVEIEVTFTESDFQITSIAENYTITGTYTIDTSIYPANIDLFIGEPVYGILKFEDDTLYISINDPRPSDFSQNNILLVLESMERILTELTFGEPETLDPHYCYETAGGGVILNVYDNLIKYKGDSVTEFEPMISTEVPTLENGLIQDGGTKYVFPIREGVKFHTGNVLTPYDVEYSFERGILFDPAGGPMWMIIEALSGGDYASLEDWFEAWSGMAYSDAVDENREPTSEEAKAKLIAFYNEVIDPLIEVDGNNVVFTLHGPFAPFMWIISHYAGWSAILDSTWAKENGAWDGNADGWWKWHDLQPEETPFHSVDAGSGPFKVVEWDRAQQKVILERFDEYWRGPAKLKTVIIWGIDEYSTRKAMLEAGDADIVYVPTQYKDQVVGMPGVRIIDGYPTSAITSFHFNWKVKEGSEYIGSGRLDGNGVPPEFFSDVHVRKAFYYCYDGRTFIEEVLNGYGKLVPTDLPEGYLGFDETLPVPEFNLAKAAAEFKKAFDGQLWEKGFKLTLLYNTGNEARQTAAEMFKFYIESLNPKFHIDVQGVQWPTYLKAQRSGLMPAFIIGWLADYPDPHNFLATYYASYGIYASRQGEPFLEFAKENIDELITAAVKETDPAKRDELYKEVQRIAIENTLGVPLYMPLGFHVERDWVRGWYPHPLRSGTNYYEVYKEK; encoded by the coding sequence ATGAAGAGAGTGGTAACTATATTACTCGCAATATTTCTGGTTATAAGTCTATCGTCCTGTCTAAGATTTAAAGAGGATGCAATGGAAGTAGAGGGGGCAATGCTTTTACTTCGTTCTGGAAGCATAGTCATAGAAGCAGAGGAAACAATGACAGGCTTTGAGATAACACTCAATGAAACCATATCTCCTGAAGCTGTGAAAGTGTCCAATGACTACCTTAAGATAGTCAAGAATGACGAAGGAATGACCACCATAGCGGTCGTCAAGCCTTCTGGTGATATACAAAAAGGCGAGAAGATTCTCACGATATTCGGGAAGTTCAGGACGTTGAAGGGAATCGTTGCAAATGTAAAGAAGGAATACATGCTGGAGATACAGAGAGCACCAGAACCGTTGCCAGATGGTATATCCATAAGGGATACGGTGATAGACAGGAATGCCGAGGGTGTTTTCTACATACACGCGCAAAATGTCAATGGAATAGGCGGGAGCGAACTCAACATAACCTTCGACCCGGCGTATATAGAGATAGACACCACGAAGGGGAACAATGGAGTTGAAGCGCTCAATACATACAGCTCAGGAATGATGATAGTACAGGTGGACAACGAACAGGGGACGTTGTTAATATCGACGGCGTTTACGAGTTCAGAAGGAATTAGCATAGCCTCTGAAGACATATATGCCGTGCATGTGAAATCGAAGTTCATCACGGGCACCACGACCTTGACAATGTCTGGGGAATTCAGGGATCCGGACACGAACCTTCTTAACGTACTTGCAGTGGGGGGAAAGATAGAGATAGGAGCACCAAAGCTACTGGGTGACTTCGATGGAAACGGAAAGGTGGATCTTAGTGATTTCATACTCTTTGCACAGCACTACAATACAGAAGATGGAGACGGTGTATACGAAGTAGTGTACGACATAGCACCAGCCGAGGATCATTATGGTGGAGAATGGGCTGGCATATACGACAAATGTTCACCGGACGGAACAATAGGTCTTTCCGATTTCATCATTTTTGCGAGGAATTATTATTGCCAGAAACCAAATGCAGCTCCTGTCTGGTCGATTATCCCGGATCAAACAGTCATAATCGGGTTCAATCATCAAATAAACCTGGCTGATTATATGTTCGAACCTGACGGAGAATCTGTAACTTACGCCATCGTTGAAGGACCAGGTGAAATAAATGGAAACTACTATGATTGTTCAAATATCACTGAACCGGGGCAATATACAGTATCCATTGAAGCTTCTGATGGCATTTCTTCTTCCACAATCAGTTTCAATATAAGTGCTTATAAGCTTTTCGGCAAATGGACCGGCTATTACTATGAAGGCGATAGTGTTGAGATTGAAGTTACTTTTACCGAAAGCGACTTCCAAATCACATCTATTGCTGAAAACTATACAATTACCGGAACTTATACTATTGATACTTCTATATATCCGGCAAACATTGATTTGTTTATCGGTGAACCTGTGTACGGAATCTTAAAGTTCGAAGATGATACACTCTACATATCTATAAATGATCCAAGACCATCTGATTTTTCTCAAAACAATATTTTGCTGGTTCTGGAATCCATGGAACGAATTTTAACCGAATTAACCTTTGGGGAACCGGAAACTCTTGATCCTCACTATTGTTATGAAACCGCCGGTGGCGGAGTCATCCTCAACGTGTACGACAACCTCATCAAGTACAAGGGCGATTCCGTAACGGAATTCGAGCCCATGATCTCGACCGAGGTTCCAACACTGGAAAATGGACTCATCCAGGATGGCGGTACGAAGTACGTATTCCCCATAAGGGAAGGCGTCAAGTTCCATACTGGAAACGTTCTCACTCCTTATGACGTCGAGTACAGTTTTGAAAGAGGAATCCTCTTCGATCCTGCTGGTGGACCCATGTGGATGATCATCGAAGCCCTCTCCGGTGGAGACTACGCTTCACTGGAAGACTGGTTCGAAGCCTGGTCAGGTATGGCCTACTCCGATGCTGTCGATGAAAACAGGGAACCCACCTCTGAAGAGGCCAAAGCGAAGCTCATCGCTTTCTACAACGAAGTCATCGATCCTCTCATTGAAGTCGATGGTAACAATGTCGTGTTCACACTCCATGGTCCCTTCGCTCCGTTCATGTGGATCATTTCCCACTACGCTGGCTGGAGTGCAATCCTTGACTCCACTTGGGCCAAGGAAAACGGTGCCTGGGACGGAAACGCTGATGGTTGGTGGAAATGGCACGACCTGCAGCCAGAAGAAACACCTTTCCACAGTGTAGACGCTGGTTCCGGTCCATTCAAGGTTGTCGAATGGGACAGGGCACAGCAGAAGGTCATCCTCGAAAGATTTGACGAATACTGGAGAGGTCCGGCCAAACTGAAGACTGTCATCATCTGGGGTATCGACGAATACTCCACCAGAAAAGCCATGCTCGAGGCTGGCGACGCTGACATCGTCTATGTTCCCACACAGTACAAGGATCAGGTCGTGGGTATGCCCGGTGTCAGAATAATCGACGGATACCCGACATCAGCCATCACCTCCTTCCACTTCAACTGGAAAGTCAAGGAAGGAAGCGAATACATCGGAAGCGGCAGACTCGATGGAAATGGTGTGCCACCTGAATTCTTCAGCGATGTTCACGTTAGGAAGGCCTTCTACTACTGCTACGACGGCAGGACTTTCATAGAAGAGGTTCTCAACGGCTACGGTAAACTCGTTCCGACAGACCTTCCTGAAGGTTACCTTGGTTTCGATGAAACGCTGCCCGTTCCTGAATTCAACCTTGCCAAGGCCGCAGCTGAATTCAAGAAAGCCTTTGATGGTCAGCTCTGGGAAAAAGGCTTCAAGCTGACGCTCCTCTACAACACCGGTAACGAAGCCAGACAGACCGCTGCCGAAATGTTCAAGTTCTACATCGAATCTCTCAACCCGAAGTTCCACATAGACGTTCAGGGTGTGCAGTGGCCTACATATCTCAAGGCCCAGAGAAGTGGTCTCATGCCCGCTTTCATCATTGGTTGGCTGGCTGACTACCCAGATCCACATAACTTCCTTGCAACTTACTATGCTAGCTACGGTATTTACGCATCCAGACAGGGTGAACCCTTCCTGGAATTCGCCAAGGAAAACATCGACGAACTCATAACGGCTGCCGTCAAGGAAACAGATCCTGCAAAACGTGACGAACTTTACAAGGAAGTTCAGAGAATAGCCATTGAAAACACACTTGGTGTTCCTCTGTACATGCCCCTTGGCTTCCATGTCGAGAGAGACTGGGTCAGAGGCTGGTATCCACATCCTCTGAGATCCGGTACTAACTACTACGAGGTCTACAAAGAGAAATAA